One genomic window of Cellulophaga sp. Hel_I_12 includes the following:
- a CDS encoding endonuclease domain-containing protein — protein MKKESLHSKKVLAALRKDLRSNLTPAEAFLWNYLKSRKFEGRRFTKQHSIGNYIIDFYCPSEKLIIELDGEIHNNANALENDEKRTKFLESFGYKVIRFENKMVFDNLSSVLMEISNNFLEKSIIKKSSSLFLKGGGASARADESEG, from the coding sequence ATGAAAAAAGAAAGTTTACATTCAAAAAAAGTGTTGGCGGCTTTACGTAAAGACCTCCGTTCCAATTTAACACCAGCCGAGGCTTTTCTCTGGAATTATTTAAAAAGTAGGAAATTTGAAGGAAGACGTTTCACCAAACAGCATAGTATCGGCAATTATATTATTGATTTTTACTGTCCTTCTGAAAAACTAATCATCGAGTTAGATGGAGAAATTCACAATAACGCTAATGCCTTAGAAAATGATGAAAAAAGAACCAAATTTCTTGAAAGTTTCGGTTACAAAGTAATTCGATTTGAAAATAAAATGGTTTTTGATAATTTAAGTTCTGTTCTAATGGAAATAAGTAATAATTTTTTAGAAAAAAGTATAATAAAAAAAAGCTCCTCCCTTTTTTTAAAGGGAGGTGGCGCATCGGCCAGAGCCGAT
- a CDS encoding glycoside hydrolase family 10 protein, with protein MNKIPLFLLALLVSSCSLFKSNIPQPEREFRGFWVATVVNIDWPKNGHDAVEKQKKDYLALLDFYQKMNFNAAIVQVRTAGDAFYESDYAPWSRYLTGEEGVAPKTEENILHWMISETHKRGMEFHAWLNPYRATFNLDTESLSEKHDYNLYPDWMLKYGKKYYYNPGLPDVQKHLVTIIEEVVAQYDIDAIHFDDYFYPYKIKDEVFDDASSYKTYGLPNQSLDDWRRSNVDSLVQKIHKNIKQEKPWVQFGVSPFGVWKNKSTDPKGSDTQAGQTNYDDLYANPILWMEQGWIDYIIPQAYWSLNLPVASHKVISEWWAENSPNTNLYMGNGPYKIRNNDDKAWDKKRELPNQIKLARNIDKVQGNAFFSAKSLPNANDDVVTILKRNYYAQMALPPISHLAPNTTPATPILISKKTTPDKLQLSFDNLDPYRYALVYKAKANQTSFSLKDLLVPLTAVNGNTLPISTKMVKKHKKIAIAFTDKFGQKTEPIFILLKQN; from the coding sequence ATGAATAAAATACCTCTCTTTTTGCTGGCTTTACTAGTGAGTTCTTGTAGCCTATTTAAATCGAACATTCCGCAACCTGAAAGGGAGTTTAGAGGTTTTTGGGTGGCTACGGTCGTGAATATCGATTGGCCAAAAAACGGGCATGATGCGGTCGAAAAACAGAAAAAAGACTATCTAGCGCTACTCGATTTTTATCAAAAAATGAACTTCAATGCCGCTATAGTGCAAGTGCGAACTGCTGGCGACGCTTTTTATGAGTCGGACTATGCCCCCTGGTCTCGCTATTTAACAGGGGAAGAAGGTGTTGCTCCGAAAACCGAGGAAAATATACTACACTGGATGATTTCAGAAACTCATAAAAGAGGTATGGAATTTCATGCCTGGTTAAACCCCTATAGAGCCACGTTTAATTTAGATACAGAATCCTTAAGCGAAAAACACGATTATAACCTATATCCAGATTGGATGCTGAAATATGGTAAAAAATACTATTACAATCCAGGACTTCCTGATGTACAAAAACATTTAGTGACTATAATTGAGGAAGTGGTTGCGCAATATGATATTGATGCCATTCATTTTGATGATTATTTTTATCCCTATAAAATTAAAGATGAAGTTTTTGATGATGCCTCAAGCTACAAAACCTACGGTTTACCCAATCAATCTTTAGATGATTGGCGCCGAAGCAATGTAGATTCTTTAGTACAAAAAATTCATAAAAACATCAAACAAGAAAAACCTTGGGTACAGTTTGGCGTGAGCCCCTTTGGCGTTTGGAAAAACAAAAGTACAGATCCTAAGGGTTCGGATACGCAAGCCGGACAGACGAATTACGATGATTTATATGCCAACCCTATCCTCTGGATGGAACAAGGTTGGATCGATTATATTATTCCACAGGCCTATTGGAGTCTTAATCTACCTGTAGCCTCCCACAAAGTGATTAGCGAATGGTGGGCAGAAAATAGTCCAAATACTAATTTATATATGGGTAACGGTCCTTACAAAATTAGGAATAATGACGACAAGGCTTGGGACAAGAAAAGAGAATTACCCAATCAAATTAAATTAGCTAGAAATATTGACAAGGTACAAGGCAATGCTTTTTTTAGTGCCAAAAGCTTACCAAATGCAAATGATGATGTGGTTACAATTTTAAAAAGAAACTATTATGCACAAATGGCACTACCGCCAATTTCTCATTTAGCACCAAATACAACTCCAGCAACACCCATATTGATTTCTAAAAAGACTACCCCCGACAAACTTCAATTAAGTTTTGATAACTTAGACCCCTACAGATATGCTTTAGTGTATAAAGCAAAGGCGAACCAAACTAGTTTTTCCCTAAAGGATCTATTGGTACCCCTTACAGCGGTAAACGGGAATACCCTACCTATTTCAACGAAAATGGTAAAAAAGCATAAAAAAATCGCCATAGCATTTACTGATAAATTTGGACAAAAAACTGAACCTATTTTTATACTTTTAAAGCAAAACTAG
- a CDS encoding SusC/RagA family TonB-linked outer membrane protein: MKGRLHVKLLTLALFVLSTVAFGQTNKYSFNGIVTDNANGQPIPGASVFIENTSFGGVSDFDGKYDFSANLTSGDYTLVVSYLGFSTKKIKFSTSSTTIENNISLNEDLLSLDEVVVTGNTIGVNKRTLGNAISTVKAEDLVNNGATAVDQAISGKISGALVQQNSGDPAGGISIRLRGPSTVLGNSDPLYIVDGIIISNSSSELIDLGGNAQNRLADINPNDVERIEIIKGAAAAAIYGSRASNGVVQIFTKRGKSGDPKFSFSSNVRVNELRQKIAYNTTELAWVDAADRNNLQTVPVQRYDLQDSFFGTGFGLENNLSVSGGTDKTSYYLSASQLDNEGIIVNSDFKRVGFKANITQKAFDWLTITGGFNYVRSTSNDIPNGGINSAYGAITGFLFSENSVNPNPDESGVYPVTSLLVPRTNPLEAVNRFDFGQKTNRFITSIALNADITEKLSASYTLGIDYFNQSATAFIPINNTSPNPNGFARRSDINNFQYNSDLNLSYKTPISDAISATTTVGGSWQYEEFDRIGISADGLPPIVQTAETGSILAQGESRSQISYWGGFIQQSFSFKDKLYVNGAIRMDGASTFGLDERNQLFAKASISYIMSDEDFWEETFGDTFNVFKLRSSWGQAGNLTALSAFQRFTVLSPDAINGTTSLIPSTQQGDLNIAPERQDEIELGFDAGFLNNRLGVEFTYYKQNVTDLLLPIELSPSTGFGSRIQNIGNLENKGIELLLRGTPFKTKDFSWDVTATYSSNDNEVTKVAGGGQFALGGSFSTNFVIEGEPLGVFYRQYYARNPDGSLLLDASGYPQTERGNTTTGEIGRNAAGQPTGSALSKVIGDPNPEWFGSLINEFTYKDFGFRVQFDAVQGYDIFNWNRRLMDNRLFGGGANYGQELAGNRLKNLGQAQANIFEEFVEDASFVKLRELAVTYNLRSPFKNVNNIQFSLVGRNLVSWDSYSGWDPEINSAGQSNGVRGFDFAGVPIPRTYQVGVNVSF; this comes from the coding sequence ATGAAGGGAAGATTACATGTAAAGCTATTAACATTGGCTTTGTTTGTACTTAGTACCGTTGCCTTTGGGCAAACTAACAAGTATTCCTTTAATGGAATCGTTACAGATAATGCGAACGGCCAGCCCATACCTGGTGCTTCCGTATTTATTGAGAACACTAGTTTTGGTGGGGTGAGTGATTTTGATGGAAAATATGATTTTAGTGCAAATTTAACTTCTGGCGACTATACCTTAGTCGTAAGTTATTTGGGCTTTTCTACCAAAAAAATTAAATTTTCCACATCAAGTACTACTATCGAAAATAACATAAGCTTAAATGAAGATTTATTAAGTTTAGATGAAGTTGTAGTCACAGGGAACACCATAGGCGTTAATAAACGAACCCTCGGTAATGCTATATCAACAGTGAAAGCGGAAGACTTAGTAAATAATGGCGCTACCGCAGTTGATCAGGCTATTTCAGGAAAAATTTCTGGTGCTTTGGTTCAACAGAATTCTGGAGATCCTGCTGGTGGTATTAGTATACGCTTGAGAGGTCCAAGTACCGTATTAGGAAATTCTGATCCTCTATATATTGTAGATGGTATCATTATTAGTAACTCGAGCAGTGAATTAATTGATTTGGGTGGTAATGCCCAAAACAGATTAGCGGATATTAATCCAAACGATGTTGAACGTATTGAGATTATTAAGGGCGCTGCTGCTGCTGCTATTTATGGCTCTCGAGCGAGTAATGGTGTGGTGCAAATTTTTACCAAAAGAGGAAAGAGTGGAGATCCAAAATTTTCATTCTCTTCAAATGTGAGGGTTAATGAATTACGACAAAAAATAGCCTATAATACAACGGAGTTAGCTTGGGTTGACGCAGCAGATCGCAATAATTTACAAACCGTCCCTGTGCAACGCTATGATTTACAAGATAGTTTCTTTGGAACTGGTTTTGGTTTAGAAAATAATTTATCTGTAAGCGGTGGAACCGATAAAACATCTTATTACTTATCTGCATCTCAACTAGATAATGAAGGTATTATCGTTAATTCTGACTTTAAAAGAGTCGGATTTAAAGCAAATATCACGCAAAAAGCATTTGATTGGTTAACTATTACTGGTGGCTTTAACTATGTCAGAAGTACTAGTAACGATATCCCAAACGGTGGTATCAATAGTGCCTATGGCGCTATTACTGGATTTTTGTTCAGTGAAAACTCAGTAAACCCTAATCCAGATGAATCGGGTGTTTACCCTGTGACTTCCTTATTAGTTCCAAGAACTAATCCATTGGAGGCTGTAAACAGATTTGATTTCGGACAAAAAACAAATAGATTTATCACCAGTATTGCATTAAATGCTGATATTACCGAAAAACTTTCTGCAAGTTATACTTTAGGGATTGATTATTTTAATCAGTCAGCAACTGCTTTTATTCCTATTAATAATACCTCTCCAAATCCAAACGGATTTGCAAGACGTTCTGATATCAACAACTTTCAATACAATAGTGATTTAAACTTAAGTTATAAAACGCCAATTTCTGATGCTATTAGCGCTACAACTACCGTTGGTGGCTCATGGCAATATGAAGAATTTGATCGAATTGGGATTAGTGCTGATGGATTACCTCCGATCGTACAGACTGCAGAAACAGGTAGTATTTTGGCCCAAGGTGAAAGCAGATCACAAATCTCTTACTGGGGCGGATTTATTCAACAGTCCTTTAGTTTTAAAGATAAATTGTATGTCAATGGTGCCATTCGTATGGATGGCGCATCTACCTTTGGTTTAGATGAAAGAAATCAATTGTTCGCAAAAGCAAGTATTTCTTATATCATGTCTGATGAAGATTTTTGGGAAGAAACTTTTGGCGATACTTTTAATGTGTTTAAACTAAGAAGTTCTTGGGGTCAAGCAGGAAATTTAACCGCTTTATCTGCATTTCAAAGATTTACAGTGCTAAGTCCAGATGCCATAAACGGAACTACTAGCCTTATTCCCAGCACACAGCAAGGAGATTTAAATATAGCTCCTGAGCGTCAAGATGAAATAGAACTTGGTTTTGATGCTGGTTTCTTAAATAATAGATTAGGGGTTGAATTTACCTATTACAAACAAAATGTTACCGATTTATTGTTACCCATAGAATTATCGCCATCTACTGGTTTTGGTTCTAGAATTCAAAATATAGGAAATTTAGAAAATAAAGGTATTGAACTCTTGTTAAGAGGAACTCCTTTTAAAACTAAAGATTTTTCTTGGGATGTCACGGCAACTTATTCCAGTAATGATAATGAAGTAACTAAAGTAGCGGGTGGAGGACAATTTGCTTTAGGAGGTAGTTTTTCTACCAATTTTGTTATTGAAGGAGAGCCTCTTGGTGTATTCTACCGTCAATATTATGCCAGAAATCCAGATGGAAGCTTATTATTAGATGCCAGCGGATATCCGCAAACTGAAAGAGGTAATACTACTACGGGTGAAATTGGAAGAAACGCTGCTGGACAGCCAACAGGCTCTGCGTTAAGTAAAGTAATTGGAGACCCAAATCCAGAATGGTTTGGCTCTTTAATTAATGAATTTACATATAAAGATTTTGGTTTTAGAGTTCAATTTGACGCCGTTCAAGGCTATGATATTTTTAACTGGAACAGGCGCTTAATGGATAATAGACTTTTTGGTGGAGGAGCTAATTACGGTCAAGAATTAGCCGGTAATCGATTAAAAAACCTTGGGCAAGCACAAGCAAATATTTTTGAAGAATTCGTAGAAGATGCTTCGTTCGTTAAACTTCGAGAATTAGCTGTTACCTATAATCTTAGGTCCCCTTTTAAAAATGTGAACAATATTCAATTTAGTTTAGTGGGTAGAAATTTAGTTTCTTGGGACAGTTACTCAGGATGGGATCCAGAAATAAACTCAGCAGGCCAAAGTAATGGTGTACGAGGGTTCGACTTTGCAGGTGTTCCAATTCCGAGAACATATCAAGTAGGTGTTAACGTTAGTTTCTAA
- a CDS encoding MFS transporter produces MIQKDKGAWAWVPILYFTQGLPYVLVVTVSVIMYKQLGVSNEDIGLYTSLLYLPWVIKPLWSPFVDLKSTKRNWFLSMQFIIALALLGVGLTTATSMFFTTTLACFWMAAFASATNDIASDGYYMLGLTEKKQSFFVGMRSTFYRLAMVTGEGLLVFGAGFLEEKYGDPTKAWSVTMTAAAFLMLLLTLGNFLATPKYEASGTIAIQKPKSFMEVFITFFKKPQIGIALAFILTYRLGESQLVKMASPFLLDSPEQGGLGYTTKEIGILFGTIGVIALTVGGILGGILISRDGLKKWMLPMVLSLNIPNIFYAIIALSKTTNIVAVSVTVVLEKFGYGFGFAAFLMYLIYIADGKSKTSHYAIATGFMALGMMLPGMISGYMQQWLGYGGFFVWVVIAALPALVLLKYLKYPADFGKKEIVNDEDSTLY; encoded by the coding sequence ATGATTCAAAAAGACAAAGGTGCTTGGGCTTGGGTACCTATATTGTATTTTACACAGGGTTTGCCCTATGTATTAGTCGTTACCGTATCGGTCATTATGTACAAGCAACTTGGTGTGAGCAATGAAGATATTGGTCTATATACCAGTCTATTGTACCTGCCTTGGGTTATAAAACCCTTATGGAGTCCTTTTGTTGATTTAAAAAGCACCAAACGAAATTGGTTTTTAAGCATGCAATTTATCATTGCTTTGGCCTTATTAGGTGTTGGTTTAACCACCGCTACAAGCATGTTTTTCACCACTACGCTAGCCTGTTTCTGGATGGCGGCATTTGCTTCTGCCACCAACGATATAGCCTCTGACGGCTATTATATGCTAGGCTTAACAGAAAAAAAACAATCATTTTTCGTAGGGATGCGAAGCACTTTTTACAGATTGGCTATGGTCACCGGAGAAGGCTTATTAGTTTTTGGTGCCGGATTTTTAGAAGAAAAATATGGAGATCCCACAAAAGCATGGAGTGTCACCATGACTGCTGCGGCATTTTTAATGTTACTGTTAACCCTTGGAAATTTCTTGGCTACACCAAAATACGAAGCTTCTGGAACGATAGCGATTCAAAAGCCTAAAAGTTTTATGGAGGTGTTTATCACCTTCTTTAAAAAACCACAAATCGGAATTGCTTTAGCTTTTATTTTAACCTATCGATTGGGTGAATCACAGCTGGTAAAAATGGCCTCTCCGTTTTTATTAGACAGCCCGGAACAAGGTGGTTTAGGCTACACGACGAAAGAAATTGGCATTTTATTCGGAACTATTGGTGTTATTGCACTTACGGTAGGGGGAATTTTAGGAGGTATTCTAATCTCAAGAGACGGACTCAAAAAGTGGATGTTGCCCATGGTATTATCCCTAAACATTCCAAATATATTTTATGCCATCATTGCGCTTAGCAAAACCACAAATATCGTTGCGGTTTCTGTCACTGTAGTGCTTGAAAAATTTGGTTATGGCTTTGGTTTCGCTGCTTTTTTAATGTATTTAATTTATATCGCCGATGGGAAGTCAAAAACGTCGCACTATGCTATTGCTACGGGTTTTATGGCACTTGGAATGATGCTGCCTGGAATGATTAGTGGCTACATGCAACAATGGTTGGGCTATGGCGGATTTTTTGTTTGGGTGGTAATAGCTGCCCTTCCAGCATTAGTACTATTAAAATATTTAAAATATCCTGCCGATTTTGGTAAAAAAGAAATTGTGAATGATGAAGATAGCACCCTATACTAA
- the murQ gene encoding N-acetylmuramic acid 6-phosphate etherase yields MNYNKITETPSNYTDLEKMDTTTLLASINNEDKKIADAVALVIPQIALLVDALAERFNQGGRLFYIGAGTSGRLGILDASEIPPTFGLPHERVVGIIAGGDTAIRKAVENAEDDTKQAWLDLEVHNINALDVVVGIAASGTTPYVIAGVQACKEKGILTACITNNPESPLAKAVDIPLEVNVGPEFVTGSTRMKSGTSQKLVLNMISTALMIKIGRVKGNKMVNMQLSNDKLVDRGTRYIVEGLGISYEEAAKLLKIHGSVKKAIDAFSK; encoded by the coding sequence ATGAATTATAATAAAATAACCGAAACTCCTTCAAATTACACAGATTTGGAGAAAATGGATACGACTACCTTACTTGCTAGTATAAATAATGAAGATAAAAAAATAGCAGATGCCGTAGCCTTAGTGATACCTCAAATAGCGCTATTGGTGGATGCGCTAGCGGAAAGATTTAACCAAGGTGGACGACTATTTTACATAGGAGCAGGTACTAGCGGAAGACTGGGGATTTTAGATGCTTCTGAAATTCCACCAACTTTTGGATTACCCCATGAGCGGGTTGTGGGTATTATTGCCGGTGGCGATACCGCCATTAGAAAAGCTGTTGAAAATGCAGAAGACGATACCAAACAAGCCTGGTTAGATTTAGAAGTTCATAACATAAATGCATTAGATGTGGTTGTAGGTATTGCAGCTTCAGGCACAACCCCTTACGTAATTGCAGGAGTACAGGCCTGTAAAGAAAAAGGAATTCTTACCGCTTGTATTACCAACAATCCAGAATCTCCCTTAGCAAAAGCCGTAGATATTCCCTTAGAAGTAAATGTAGGACCAGAATTTGTTACCGGAAGTACACGAATGAAAAGTGGTACTTCTCAGAAATTAGTATTGAATATGATTTCTACCGCACTCATGATAAAAATAGGTAGAGTTAAAGGGAATAAAATGGTGAACATGCAATTAAGTAACGACAAGTTAGTTGATCGCGGAACGAGATATATTGTTGAAGGCTTAGGAATTAGTTATGAAGAGGCTGCCAAGTTATTAAAAATACATGGTTCTGTTAAAAAAGCCATAGATGCCTTCAGTAAGTAG
- a CDS encoding cytochrome c: protein MKLFLIAYVVCTALLSAILFQDKELEKSMERGRDIYNDFCVNCHLTQGEGVAHTFPPLAKSDYLMQQRENSIRGIKYGQSGEIKVNNITYNGAMPAMGLSDEEVADVMNYISNSWGNVSKKIVTPKEVALMAKE from the coding sequence ATGAAATTATTTTTAATAGCCTATGTTGTTTGTACCGCTCTACTTTCTGCCATTTTATTTCAGGATAAGGAGCTTGAAAAAAGTATGGAAAGAGGTAGGGATATTTATAATGATTTTTGTGTGAATTGCCACTTAACACAAGGAGAAGGCGTAGCTCATACTTTTCCGCCCTTAGCCAAATCTGATTACTTAATGCAGCAAAGAGAGAACAGTATTAGAGGTATCAAATACGGGCAAAGTGGAGAAATTAAAGTAAATAACATTACTTATAACGGGGCCATGCCGGCTATGGGCTTAAGTGACGAGGAGGTCGCGGATGTCATGAATTATATTTCAAATTCTTGGGGTAATGTTTCCAAAAAGATAGTAACTCCAAAAGAAGTTGCCTTAATGGCTAAAGAATAA
- a CDS encoding glycoside hydrolase family 3 protein gives MMKIAPYTKTKKELTRHEKIGQLFMPAAFINDSEEEIQKLEQRIRERHIGSLCFFHSRASAATNFEGQKKIEYKKDSFETLKKLIQRYQKAAKYPLLISIDAEWGLAMRIENTPQYPYAITLGALQNQYDLIYELGKQIAMDCRVAGIHWNLAPVVDINNNPNNPVIGYRSFGEDKYQVTQKALAFIQGSESAGILTCIKHFPGHGDTEVDSHLGLPLITKSKAALLENELFPFQQLINKDVDSIMAGHLAIPALADGDEIPSSLSKKMLKDLLRNQMNFKGVVISDALNMHAVSKNYPVKGQLEWEAFNAGNDVLCFAEHIEEGIEAIHKNASNQQIEASFERLWHLKEKAFRIDNPNLNTQLSDPDRVNKKIAAESLTLYKGDLDHFKNKKIVGIQISSEDTTSTFFECIQKNIAFPYFKTATSTLLEIQDKLTEEDHILLAIYPPNAKPSNYFDIPKQEIDFINNLLASKQVILYLFGNPFVLNHIETRHAKAIVIAYQNFEVFQEVAAEHFLEKLPAKGIIPVKIS, from the coding sequence ATGATGAAGATAGCACCCTATACTAAAACCAAAAAAGAATTGACAAGGCATGAAAAAATTGGTCAGCTTTTTATGCCTGCTGCTTTCATCAACGATTCTGAAGAGGAAATACAAAAGTTAGAACAACGAATTCGAGAACGACATATTGGAAGTTTATGCTTTTTTCATAGTCGGGCAAGTGCTGCGACTAATTTTGAAGGACAAAAAAAAATTGAGTACAAAAAAGACAGTTTTGAGACTTTAAAAAAACTAATTCAGCGGTATCAAAAGGCGGCAAAATATCCCTTATTAATCAGTATTGATGCTGAATGGGGTTTAGCCATGCGTATTGAAAATACGCCTCAGTATCCCTATGCTATAACGCTAGGAGCACTACAAAATCAGTACGACCTAATTTATGAGCTTGGAAAGCAAATAGCTATGGACTGCAGAGTTGCAGGGATTCATTGGAATTTAGCACCTGTGGTCGACATCAATAACAATCCTAATAATCCAGTTATCGGGTATCGCTCTTTTGGAGAAGATAAATACCAGGTCACACAAAAAGCATTAGCTTTTATACAGGGTAGCGAGAGCGCAGGTATTTTAACCTGTATCAAGCATTTTCCTGGTCATGGTGACACTGAAGTTGATTCGCATTTAGGATTGCCGCTAATTACAAAATCAAAAGCAGCCTTACTTGAAAATGAACTTTTCCCTTTTCAACAATTAATCAATAAAGATGTTGATAGCATTATGGCGGGTCATTTAGCCATTCCTGCTTTGGCCGATGGCGACGAAATTCCGTCTAGCCTTTCTAAAAAAATGTTGAAAGATTTGTTACGCAATCAAATGAACTTTAAAGGGGTCGTTATTTCTGATGCCCTAAATATGCATGCGGTTTCTAAAAATTACCCGGTAAAAGGGCAATTAGAATGGGAAGCTTTTAACGCCGGTAATGACGTTTTATGCTTTGCAGAACATATCGAAGAAGGAATTGAAGCCATACATAAAAATGCCTCAAACCAACAAATTGAAGCTAGTTTTGAGCGTCTTTGGCACTTAAAAGAAAAGGCTTTTAGAATTGATAATCCAAATTTAAACACGCAACTTAGTGATCCGGACCGTGTAAACAAAAAAATTGCAGCGGAAAGTTTAACGCTGTACAAAGGAGATTTAGACCACTTTAAAAACAAAAAAATTGTCGGAATACAAATTTCATCTGAGGACACAACGTCCACTTTTTTTGAATGCATCCAAAAAAATATAGCGTTTCCATATTTTAAAACAGCGACGTCAACGCTTCTTGAAATTCAGGATAAACTTACAGAGGAAGATCATATCCTTTTAGCCATCTATCCCCCAAACGCAAAACCCTCGAACTATTTTGATATTCCGAAACAAGAAATTGATTTTATCAACAATTTACTAGCCTCAAAACAAGTAATACTTTACCTTTTTGGAAATCCTTTTGTGCTAAATCACATCGAAACAAGGCATGCAAAAGCTATCGTTATTGCCTATCAAAATTTTGAAGTTTTCCAAGAAGTGGCCGCAGAACATTTTCTAGAAAAATTACCAGCAAAAGGTATTATACCTGTTAAAATAAGCTAG
- a CDS encoding DeoR/GlpR family DNA-binding transcription regulator, giving the protein MLKEERHKMIVSEVELHNRVLLTDLAEKLNVSIDTIRRDVKELDTAKQLKKVHGGAIALGYTNLAKYNENIYAQADKIKIATKALSLIKPGHIILIHGGTTCFELAKLIPNKLEITCFTTSPVVALELLRKKGVDVIFIGGRLSKESQISIGASVILQLLEINVDFSFIGTGYVDVDFGLTEFDFESVQVKKAIVKSSKKTVLLSISEKLNSKQRYKTCGINAIHTMITELNPEDGVLENFRTQNLRLL; this is encoded by the coding sequence ATGTTAAAAGAAGAACGACATAAAATGATTGTTAGTGAAGTTGAACTACACAATCGTGTCTTATTAACTGATTTGGCGGAAAAGCTCAATGTTTCCATTGATACCATCCGCAGAGATGTCAAAGAGCTTGATACTGCTAAGCAACTAAAAAAAGTGCATGGTGGTGCCATTGCCTTGGGCTATACTAATTTAGCCAAGTACAATGAAAATATTTACGCACAAGCTGATAAGATAAAAATTGCAACAAAAGCCTTGTCTTTGATTAAGCCTGGACATATAATTTTAATACACGGTGGAACAACCTGTTTTGAATTAGCAAAGTTAATACCCAATAAGCTCGAAATTACTTGTTTTACCACCAGCCCTGTGGTCGCTCTAGAATTGTTAAGAAAAAAAGGAGTTGATGTTATTTTTATTGGAGGAAGACTGTCAAAAGAATCTCAAATTTCAATTGGTGCCAGTGTTATTCTGCAACTTTTAGAGATTAATGTAGATTTTAGTTTTATTGGTACGGGGTATGTTGATGTGGATTTTGGATTGACCGAATTTGATTTTGAAAGTGTACAGGTTAAAAAAGCAATAGTTAAATCTTCAAAGAAAACAGTACTTTTGTCGATATCCGAAAAATTAAACTCAAAACAGCGTTATAAAACTTGTGGGATTAATGCTATACATACCATGATTACAGAACTAAACCCTGAGGATGGTGTCTTGGAAAATTTTAGAACGCAAAACCTCCGATTGTTGTAA